A genomic stretch from Chitinophagaceae bacterium includes:
- a CDS encoding magnesium chelatase: MSKKNLTTFLKKRYKTNEINTLGELKTAGYQYCSIKKELKNNLIEKIKKKETTFPGIVGFEDTVIPELERAILAGHNILLLGLRGQGKTKIARLMVDLLDEYIPVIQGSPLNEDPLLPISKQSVELITRLKDKTPVDWMHKTERYSEKLATPDVSIADLIGDIDPIKAVNQKLTYADEEIIHYGIIPRSNRCIFTINELPDLQARIQVSLFNILQEGDIQIRGFKLRMPLDIQFCFSANPEDYTSRGAIVTPLKDRIESQIITHYALSTEIAKNITAQEASIDNEVKQVVNLPEMAADLIEEIVFEARKSDFVDIQSGVSARLSISAYELLYQTAYRRALANNEKSTNIRLSDFAGIVPAITGKIELVYEGEQEGAIIVAHKIIEKAVRNRFNQYFPEFRSKKINSDKSSKFLNIIQWFENGNELEIDNISDDKTYKNSLAKVTGLMNAAKSICKEENHISFYAEFILNGLAANSRIHRDDYQGTYKFKDLLNAMFSKNNFEEDSEN, from the coding sequence ATGAGTAAAAAAAACTTGACTACCTTCTTAAAAAAACGATATAAAACTAACGAAATAAACACTTTGGGTGAATTAAAAACTGCAGGATACCAGTATTGCAGTATCAAAAAAGAACTCAAAAACAACCTAATAGAAAAGATTAAAAAAAAGGAAACAACCTTTCCTGGAATAGTTGGCTTTGAAGACACTGTAATCCCTGAGCTTGAAAGAGCCATTTTAGCAGGTCACAATATTTTATTACTGGGATTAAGAGGACAGGGGAAGACAAAAATTGCCAGACTAATGGTCGATTTATTAGATGAGTATATTCCCGTTATTCAGGGCTCTCCATTAAATGAAGATCCGCTTTTACCCATTTCTAAACAATCTGTAGAATTAATTACACGATTAAAAGATAAAACTCCGGTAGACTGGATGCACAAGACAGAAAGATATTCAGAAAAACTGGCAACTCCGGATGTATCCATTGCTGATTTAATTGGAGATATTGACCCAATAAAAGCCGTAAATCAAAAGCTAACTTATGCAGATGAGGAAATAATTCACTACGGTATCATTCCCCGTTCTAACAGATGCATCTTTACTATTAATGAATTGCCTGATTTACAAGCAAGAATTCAAGTTTCGCTATTTAACATACTTCAGGAAGGAGATATACAAATCAGGGGCTTTAAACTGAGAATGCCTTTAGATATTCAGTTTTGCTTTTCAGCAAATCCGGAAGATTACACAAGCCGGGGAGCCATAGTAACGCCTTTAAAAGACAGAATAGAAAGTCAAATAATTACCCATTATGCTCTCAGTACAGAAATTGCAAAAAACATTACTGCCCAGGAAGCAAGTATAGATAATGAAGTAAAGCAAGTTGTAAACTTACCGGAAATGGCTGCCGACCTAATTGAGGAAATTGTTTTTGAAGCCAGAAAAAGTGACTTTGTGGATATTCAAAGCGGGGTTTCTGCAAGGCTGTCAATCTCAGCTTACGAACTTTTATATCAAACAGCTTACCGAAGAGCATTGGCTAATAATGAAAAAAGTACAAACATTCGTCTGTCAGATTTTGCAGGAATAGTACCTGCCATTACCGGAAAAATAGAACTAGTTTATGAAGGTGAACAGGAAGGGGCAATTATAGTTGCGCACAAAATAATCGAAAAAGCAGTCAGAAATAGATTTAATCAATATTTTCCGGAATTCAGAAGTAAAAAGATTAACTCTGATAAATCAAGCAAATTCTTAAATATCATACAGTGGTTTGAAAACGGAAATGAATTAGAAATTGATAATATTTCTGATGATAAAACATACAAAAACTCATTAGCTAAAGTGACAGGTTTAATGAATGCTGCAAAATCTATTTGTAAAGAGGAAAATCATATTTCTTTTTATGCCGAATTTATCTTAAATGGTTTAGCCGCAAATTCAAGAATTCACAGAGATGACTATCAGGGGACTTACAAATTTAAAGATTTGTTAAATGCTATGTTTTCAAAGAATAATTTTGAAGAGGATTCTGAAAATTAG
- a CDS encoding glutathione peroxidase, whose protein sequence is MLSKSIFFTFISFIVFLNACQTGTTVGSAFHDDNNQRTTMPNLYNIEVENIYGEKLELGQFKDNVLVIVNVASKCGLTPQYEELQAFYEEYNSLGVEVLGFPANNFMNQEPGSDEEILEFCQANFGVSFPMFSKISVKGSDQHPLYTFLTKKEKNGVLESDVSWNFQKYIIGKDGVLIATVAPRTSIFDDEVLKIIKKEL, encoded by the coding sequence ATGCTTAGTAAATCAATTTTTTTTACGTTTATCTCTTTTATAGTATTTCTCAATGCTTGTCAAACAGGCACTACTGTAGGAAGTGCTTTTCATGATGATAATAATCAAAGAACCACTATGCCTAATCTTTACAATATAGAAGTCGAAAATATTTACGGTGAGAAACTGGAACTTGGTCAATTTAAAGATAATGTTTTAGTTATAGTAAATGTAGCCAGCAAATGTGGCCTAACACCGCAGTATGAAGAGCTGCAGGCCTTTTACGAGGAATATAATTCTTTAGGAGTTGAAGTATTGGGGTTTCCTGCAAACAACTTCATGAATCAGGAACCCGGCTCAGATGAAGAAATTCTGGAGTTTTGCCAGGCTAATTTTGGAGTGAGTTTTCCCATGTTTTCAAAGATTTCAGTTAAAGGCAGCGACCAGCATCCTTTATATACCTTTCTCACAAAGAAAGAAAAAAACGGAGTTCTTGAAAGTGATGTCTCGTGGAATTTTCAAAAGTATATAATTGGGAAAGACGGCGTTTTAATCGCTACTGTAGCCCCCAGGACCAGTATTTTTGATGATGAAGTTTTGAAAATTATTAAAAAAGAACTTTAA
- a CDS encoding polyprenyl synthetase family protein, with the protein MPIKIEDIKKPIVTELEIFEQKFKDSMKSKVPLLDKISHYIIKRKGKQIRPLFVFLSAKAFGSVNDSTYNGASLIELLHTATLVHDDVVDDSFERRGFFSINALWKNKIAVLVGDYLLSRGLLLAINNKEFRILELVSEAVQKMSEGELLQMEKTRKLDIDESVYFDIIRQKTASLISAACATGAASTTKDEEIISTMQQFGEHAGIAFQIKDDLFDFGNHDIGKPKGIDIKEKKMTLPLIHALRNADSFTKRKIKYIIKNQSQDSKKVQEVIDFVVKSDGIKYANEKMNEHKEKAISILAKIPESEAKDSLNLLIHFTINRDK; encoded by the coding sequence ATGCCGATAAAAATTGAAGATATAAAGAAACCTATTGTCACTGAACTTGAAATATTTGAGCAAAAATTCAAAGATTCAATGAAGAGTAAGGTTCCGCTTTTAGATAAGATTTCCCATTACATCATTAAGCGAAAAGGAAAGCAAATTAGACCTCTTTTTGTCTTTCTTTCTGCAAAAGCATTCGGTTCCGTTAATGATTCTACTTATAATGGAGCATCTCTTATTGAATTACTTCATACAGCTACATTAGTACATGACGACGTTGTAGATGATTCATTTGAAAGAAGGGGGTTTTTCTCGATTAATGCACTTTGGAAAAACAAAATAGCCGTTCTGGTTGGTGATTATTTGCTAAGCCGGGGCTTACTTTTAGCCATTAATAATAAAGAATTCAGAATACTTGAACTGGTATCTGAAGCCGTTCAAAAAATGAGTGAAGGCGAGCTTTTGCAAATGGAAAAAACCCGTAAACTCGATATTGATGAAAGTGTTTATTTTGATATTATCAGACAAAAAACTGCCTCTTTAATTTCAGCAGCCTGTGCTACCGGAGCTGCATCCACTACAAAAGACGAAGAGATAATCTCAACCATGCAACAATTTGGAGAGCACGCCGGAATAGCTTTTCAGATAAAAGATGACCTTTTTGATTTTGGAAATCATGATATTGGCAAACCTAAAGGCATTGATATTAAAGAGAAAAAAATGACCCTGCCTCTCATTCATGCCTTGAGGAATGCAGATTCTTTTACTAAAAGAAAAATAAAGTACATTATTAAAAATCAAAGCCAGGATTCAAAAAAAGTTCAGGAGGTTATTGACTTTGTTGTAAAAAGTGACGGCATTAAATATGCAAACGAAAAAATGAATGAACACAAAGAAAAAGCTATTTCAATTTTAGCTAAAATTCCTGAATCTGAAGCTAAAGACAGCCTTAACTTGTTGATACATTTCACTATAAACAGAGATAAATAA
- the ruvC gene encoding crossover junction endodeoxyribonuclease RuvC has translation MNSEKEKIIIGIDPGTVIMGYGVISVKKDKIKLISLGIVKLNKYNDNYKKLKQIYERVSYLVKEYKPESCAIEAPFYGKNVQSMLKLGRAQGVAIAAALASNVDICEYSPKKIKQSITGNGNASKEQVAGMLKSIIGYKEDPTYLDATDALATAVCHYYQQKSILSQTSVTGTSKNWSDFLKNNPGRIK, from the coding sequence TTGAATTCGGAAAAAGAAAAAATAATTATTGGAATAGATCCCGGAACCGTTATTATGGGTTATGGAGTCATTTCAGTTAAAAAAGACAAAATTAAATTAATTAGTTTAGGAATTGTAAAGCTGAATAAATATAATGATAATTATAAAAAGCTAAAGCAAATTTATGAGCGGGTAAGCTATTTGGTAAAAGAGTATAAACCTGAGTCATGTGCTATTGAAGCTCCCTTTTACGGTAAAAATGTACAGTCAATGTTGAAACTTGGAAGAGCACAAGGAGTAGCAATTGCAGCTGCTCTTGCGTCAAATGTAGATATATGCGAGTATTCCCCTAAAAAAATCAAACAATCTATTACAGGCAATGGAAATGCCTCTAAGGAGCAAGTTGCCGGCATGCTTAAAAGTATTATTGGTTATAAAGAAGATCCTACTTATTTAGATGCTACTGACGCCTTAGCTACAGCTGTTTGCCATTATTATCAGCAAAAATCTATTCTTTCACAAACATCAGTAACGGGAACAAGTAAAAATTGGAGTGATTTTTTAAAAAATAATCCCGGGAGAATTAAGTAG
- a CDS encoding gfo/Idh/MocA family oxidoreductase: protein MLKTGLFGVGHLGKIHLKILKELKGFDLVGIYDADKKVAEKVSKEFNVPAFSDEQSLFDAVDALDIVTPTPAHYDLALKGLKGGKHVFVEKPLAHNLEQAHELMELSEESPVIAQVGHVERFNPAFKMVEPLAMNPMFIESHRLAPFNPRGTEVSVVMDLMIHDIDLLLTVVKSNVKSINASGVAVVSNTVDIANARIEFDDGAVANLTASRISLKKMRKIRLFRNSAYLSVDLLEKEAEIFLSTGDKSLKDKVDAMEGVKNSFTIGEGMNKKDVTFIKPKIVNNNAIAEELTEFRNSIVEGQEVVVSFSDGYKAMYIADQIQRKIEKKI from the coding sequence ATGCTTAAAACAGGACTGTTTGGAGTTGGTCATCTTGGGAAAATTCATCTTAAAATTTTAAAAGAATTAAAAGGTTTTGATTTGGTAGGCATCTATGATGCCGATAAAAAAGTTGCTGAGAAAGTTTCAAAGGAATTTAATGTGCCGGCTTTTTCAGATGAGCAAAGCTTATTTGATGCAGTTGATGCTCTTGATATAGTTACTCCCACACCGGCTCATTATGATTTGGCTTTGAAAGGTTTAAAAGGTGGTAAGCATGTATTTGTTGAAAAGCCTCTTGCTCACAATCTTGAACAGGCACATGAACTGATGGAGCTTTCTGAAGAGTCGCCGGTAATAGCACAGGTAGGTCATGTTGAAAGATTTAATCCGGCATTTAAAATGGTTGAGCCATTGGCAATGAATCCGATGTTTATCGAATCTCACAGACTTGCTCCGTTTAATCCGAGAGGGACTGAGGTTTCTGTAGTGATGGACTTAATGATTCATGATATTGACTTACTTTTAACGGTTGTAAAATCTAATGTAAAAAGCATTAATGCCAGTGGAGTTGCAGTGGTAAGCAATACTGTAGATATTGCTAATGCAAGAATAGAATTTGACGATGGGGCTGTTGCAAATTTAACCGCCAGTAGAATTTCATTGAAAAAAATGCGAAAAATTCGACTGTTTAGAAATAGTGCCTATTTAAGTGTAGACTTATTAGAAAAAGAAGCTGAAATATTTTTGTCTACCGGGGATAAGAGTTTAAAAGATAAAGTTGATGCGATGGAAGGAGTTAAGAATTCGTTTACAATTGGAGAAGGTATGAATAAAAAAGATGTAACCTTTATAAAGCCAAAAATTGTTAACAATAATGCCATTGCTGAGGAACTAACTGAATTTAGAAATAGCATTGTAGAAGGGCAAGAAGTTGTTGTAAGCTTTTCAGATGGCTATAAAGCAATGTATATTGCAGATCAGATTCAGCGAAAAATTGAAAAAAAGATTTAA
- a CDS encoding DUF3108 domain-containing protein, whose protein sequence is MENTFLSKITIVLSIWFFAAGSVSADMNNEASCKRVNETFRVGETVNYTVYYHWGAVWMRAGEVEFEVKDSKINGKDVLHVVASGRTIRRYDWFFKVRDVYETYIQPETMMPLRFKRDIYEGGYTIFSDYKFDRNNNKVAVEHEDWKTPRYKDTLEIGDCTQDVLSAIYYARTLDFEGVSIGDTIGLEIFLEDKLYNVYIRYLGKERIRTEHGRYNCIKFSALLLEGTVFEGGEDMMVWVTDDENRIPVLIEAPIKVGSIKAILTDAKGTAKPIDYSSGRRR, encoded by the coding sequence ATGGAAAATACATTCTTATCAAAAATTACAATAGTATTGAGTATCTGGTTTTTTGCAGCGGGCTCAGTTAGTGCCGATATGAACAATGAAGCTAGTTGTAAAAGAGTTAATGAAACATTTCGCGTAGGCGAGACAGTGAATTATACTGTTTATTATCATTGGGGAGCCGTATGGATGCGGGCCGGTGAAGTGGAGTTTGAAGTCAAAGATTCAAAAATTAATGGAAAGGATGTTTTACATGTCGTAGCATCAGGCCGTACTATAAGGAGGTATGATTGGTTTTTTAAAGTGCGGGATGTTTATGAAACATACATTCAACCGGAAACCATGATGCCGCTTAGGTTTAAGAGAGATATTTATGAGGGTGGTTATACGATATTTAGTGATTATAAATTTGACAGGAATAATAATAAAGTGGCAGTAGAACATGAAGATTGGAAGACGCCCCGCTACAAGGATACTTTGGAAATAGGGGATTGTACACAAGATGTTCTTTCTGCTATTTATTATGCCCGTACCTTAGATTTTGAAGGTGTTTCAATTGGAGATACAATTGGTTTGGAGATCTTTTTAGAAGATAAGTTGTATAATGTTTACATCCGCTACCTGGGGAAAGAGCGCATACGAACAGAACATGGTCGCTATAATTGCATTAAATTTTCAGCGCTTTTGCTTGAAGGTACTGTGTTTGAAGGAGGCGAAGATATGATGGTATGGGTAACAGATGATGAAAACCGTATACCGGTATTAATTGAAGCGCCTATAAAAGTAGGTTCTATAAAGGCTATTTTAACTGATGCCAAAGGAACAGCAAAGCCTATTGATTACTCAAGTGGAAGAAGAAGATAG
- the greA gene encoding transcription elongation factor GreA, producing the protein MSDIVYLTEEGLNKLKAEINQLKFVERPKVAKQISEAREKGDLSENAEYDAAKEAQSHLELKISKLEDVLMKARVLNPADIDTSKVSIFTEVEIKNVKLNKVMKYRLVSENEANLKEAKISVTSPVGKGLLGKKVGDIAEIHTPGGIVQFEILSITI; encoded by the coding sequence ATGAGCGATATAGTTTATCTTACGGAAGAGGGCTTGAATAAGTTAAAAGCCGAAATTAATCAATTGAAATTTGTTGAGCGGCCTAAAGTTGCAAAGCAAATTTCAGAAGCAAGAGAAAAAGGAGATTTGTCAGAGAATGCAGAATATGATGCTGCAAAAGAAGCACAATCCCATCTTGAACTAAAGATTAGTAAGCTTGAGGATGTTTTAATGAAGGCAAGAGTTTTAAATCCGGCCGATATTGATACGTCTAAAGTTTCCATATTTACAGAAGTAGAAATTAAGAATGTTAAATTGAATAAAGTAATGAAGTACAGATTAGTTTCTGAGAATGAAGCTAATTTGAAAGAAGCTAAAATATCTGTCACTTCACCGGTAGGTAAAGGTTTATTAGGAAAAAAAGTTGGTGATATAGCTGAAATTCATACACCTGGAGGTATAGTACAATTTGAAATTTTGTCTATAACTATTTAA
- a CDS encoding rhodanese-like domain-containing protein produces MKSITVEELKKKMENKEEFVLYDVRENYEYEAGNINGINIPVKEFATNYQEIPKDKMVIVHCKSGGRSGQVIEYLNQAHKFDNLYNLEGGLIAYKQRIDPSINVL; encoded by the coding sequence ATGAAATCTATTACTGTCGAAGAACTGAAAAAAAAGATGGAAAATAAAGAGGAATTCGTTCTATATGATGTTAGAGAAAACTATGAATACGAAGCCGGAAATATAAATGGTATCAATATACCGGTAAAGGAATTTGCCACCAACTACCAGGAAATTCCAAAAGACAAAATGGTTATAGTACATTGCAAAAGCGGAGGTAGAAGCGGACAGGTAATCGAATACTTAAATCAGGCTCACAAATTTGACAATTTATATAATCTTGAAGGTGGTTTAATAGCCTATAAACAACGTATTGATCCAAGTATAAATGTCCTTTAA
- a CDS encoding TlpA family protein disulfide reductase: MNLKIIYSLLFLYFLSNTETFATENIDLDVRTFEEFQPLLSPSDDKIYVFNFWATWCRPCIKELPYFEELNKNYKNKNVKVYLISLDFIDHLESHLLPFLNRNPLESELILLNAPRYNQWIHKVSDEWSGAIPATIFLYDKGNSQKFYQQEFTYSELENIIKSIQTN, from the coding sequence GTGAATTTGAAAATCATATACAGCCTTCTATTTTTATACTTTCTCAGCAATACAGAAACCTTTGCCACTGAAAATATAGATTTGGATGTGCGTACATTTGAAGAGTTTCAACCGCTTTTAAGCCCTTCTGACGACAAAATATATGTATTTAATTTTTGGGCAACATGGTGCAGGCCCTGCATTAAGGAACTTCCCTATTTCGAAGAATTAAATAAAAATTATAAAAATAAAAATGTAAAAGTTTATTTAATAAGCTTAGATTTTATTGATCACCTTGAATCTCACTTATTGCCTTTTTTAAACAGAAACCCTTTAGAAAGCGAACTTATACTTTTAAATGCACCCAGATACAACCAATGGATACATAAAGTAAGTGATGAGTGGTCAGGTGCAATTCCGGCCACAATATTTTTGTATGACAAGGGTAATAGCCAAAAATTTTATCAACAAGAATTTACTTATTCAGAACTTGAAAATATTATAAAATCAATCCAAACAAATTAA
- a CDS encoding HIT domain-containing protein, whose amino-acid sequence MSTIFTKIIKGEIPSHKVYEDDEFFAFLDINPLAEGHTLVIPKLETDYILDLESPLYADLWLAAKKVAKAVEKSVKCERIGFSVIGLEVPHVHIHIIPINSVGDMNFSKEKLSFTDKEFRDLAIKIQQNI is encoded by the coding sequence ATGAGTACAATTTTCACTAAAATTATAAAAGGAGAAATTCCTTCTCATAAAGTTTATGAGGATGATGAGTTTTTCGCTTTTTTAGATATTAATCCATTGGCAGAGGGTCATACTTTAGTAATTCCTAAATTAGAAACCGATTATATTCTTGATCTGGAGTCCCCCTTATATGCTGACTTATGGTTAGCAGCCAAGAAAGTTGCTAAAGCCGTAGAGAAATCAGTGAAATGTGAACGAATTGGTTTTAGTGTAATCGGTCTTGAAGTCCCTCATGTGCATATCCACATTATACCCATTAATTCAGTAGGAGATATGAATTTTAGTAAAGAAAAACTTTCATTTACCGATAAAGAATTTCGGGATTTAGCAATTAAGATTCAGCAAAACATTTAG
- a CDS encoding thioredoxin family protein yields the protein MTSLFLLFLSANIFAGTPYAVGDYAKDFNLKNVHGDYVSMKNIDAKGFIVIFSCNHCPFVVNSEERMIKLHNKYAPKGFPIIAINPNDEEIVPEDSYENMIIRAEERDFPFEYVYDETQEVAKAYGATHTPQVFLLVRENDKFKVVYTGAIDDSPRFPERVEEKFLEAALNNLLNGKKPDPNTTRAVGCSIKWSKN from the coding sequence ATGACTTCACTTTTCCTATTATTTCTTTCAGCAAATATTTTTGCCGGAACTCCTTATGCTGTTGGAGACTATGCTAAAGATTTTAACTTAAAAAATGTTCATGGAGACTATGTTTCCATGAAAAATATTGATGCCAAAGGCTTTATCGTCATCTTTAGCTGTAATCATTGCCCTTTTGTAGTCAACTCAGAAGAGAGAATGATTAAACTGCATAATAAATATGCCCCTAAAGGATTTCCAATTATTGCAATAAATCCGAATGATGAGGAAATTGTACCGGAAGACTCTTATGAAAATATGATAATCAGAGCAGAAGAAAGAGACTTTCCTTTCGAATATGTTTATGATGAAACACAAGAAGTTGCAAAAGCTTATGGTGCTACTCATACTCCTCAAGTATTTCTTTTAGTTCGTGAAAATGATAAATTTAAAGTTGTGTATACAGGAGCAATAGATGATAGCCCGAGATTTCCGGAAAGAGTTGAAGAGAAATTTTTGGAAGCTGCTTTGAATAATCTTTTAAATGGTAAAAAGCCTGACCCAAATACAACCAGAGCCGTGGGATGTTCCATCAAATGGAGTAAAAACTAA
- a CDS encoding sugar transferase, whose protein sequence is MNKKVKLNPEKNLITSPPRRATYVFITWDWIAAVLSWSILFLFRKIYIEGNPFSFDLMFGDKSYFAGILIIPLAWLALYYFSGTYYTNIYRKSRLKELYQILMHTLFGVIVLFFTVLLDDLVFDNPVNYYRSVIVLFAAHFLLTFTGRFLILNYAKRQIQRDEIGFNTIIIGGNKNAVDLYNFFRSEKKSLGNRFIGFVESNGQHQNGLQQYLDCLGHIDELEKIMLSYPLEDVIIAIDTSDHDKISKIMNVLRRHKVVIKIIPGIYDILAGSVKMNNVMGAPLIELYPEMMPFHQRIIKRGIDIFVSFFSLLFLSPVLLWVALKVRSSSPGPIFYSQFRVGLDGEEFRIYKFRSMVVDAETSGPALSSSNDSRVTPWGRTMRKWRLDELPQFYNVLKGEMSLVGPRPERQFFIDKIVEKAPAYRHLQKVKPGITSLGMVKYGYAENVEQMIERMKYDLLYIENMSLSIDFKIMAYTIITLIHGKGK, encoded by the coding sequence ATGAATAAAAAAGTAAAACTTAACCCTGAAAAGAATCTTATAACTTCTCCTCCTCGCAGAGCAACGTATGTTTTTATAACATGGGATTGGATTGCAGCAGTCTTATCCTGGTCTATTCTTTTTTTATTTAGAAAGATATACATAGAGGGGAATCCGTTTTCTTTTGATCTTATGTTTGGGGATAAAAGTTATTTTGCGGGTATTTTGATCATTCCCCTCGCATGGCTTGCGCTTTATTACTTTAGCGGTACTTATTATACTAATATTTACCGAAAGTCAAGGTTAAAGGAACTGTATCAAATATTGATGCATACTCTTTTTGGTGTAATCGTTTTATTTTTTACTGTTTTACTGGATGACTTAGTTTTTGATAATCCGGTTAACTATTACCGTTCCGTTATTGTCTTGTTTGCTGCGCATTTCCTGTTAACTTTTACCGGTAGATTTTTAATATTGAATTATGCAAAAAGACAAATTCAAAGAGATGAAATTGGTTTTAACACTATAATTATTGGCGGAAATAAAAATGCGGTTGATTTATATAACTTTTTTCGTTCTGAAAAAAAGTCACTGGGGAACAGATTTATAGGATTTGTAGAAAGTAATGGTCAGCATCAAAACGGATTACAGCAGTATTTGGATTGCTTAGGTCACATTGATGAACTTGAGAAAATTATGCTATCTTACCCATTAGAAGACGTGATAATTGCCATAGATACTTCTGACCATGATAAAATAAGTAAGATAATGAATGTGCTGCGACGGCACAAAGTAGTTATAAAAATAATACCCGGAATTTATGATATTTTAGCAGGGTCGGTCAAAATGAATAATGTGATGGGTGCGCCATTGATAGAGTTGTATCCTGAAATGATGCCATTTCATCAGCGGATTATAAAAAGGGGGATAGACATTTTTGTATCCTTTTTTAGTCTTTTGTTTTTGAGTCCGGTTCTGTTGTGGGTGGCTTTAAAAGTTCGGAGTTCTTCTCCGGGGCCAATTTTCTATTCTCAGTTTAGGGTAGGTCTTGATGGTGAAGAGTTTAGGATTTACAAATTCAGGTCAATGGTGGTAGATGCAGAAACATCCGGACCGGCTTTGTCTTCATCAAATGATAGTAGAGTAACACCCTGGGGGCGCACTATGCGAAAGTGGCGATTGGATGAATTACCTCAGTTTTATAATGTACTTAAAGGCGAGATGAGTCTGGTAGGACCCAGGCCGGAAAGACAGTTTTTTATTGATAAAATAGTCGAAAAGGCTCCGGCATACAGGCATTTACAAAAAGTAAAGCCGGGAATCACTTCTTTGGGTATGGTGAAGTATGGTTATGCTGAAAATGTGGAACAAATGATTGAGCGTATGAAGTACGATCTTTTATATATTGAAAATATGTCCCTTTCAATAGATTTTAAAATTATGGCTTACACCATTATTACTCTTATTCACGGTAAGGGAAAGTAA